One genomic region from Mastacembelus armatus chromosome 21, fMasArm1.2, whole genome shotgun sequence encodes:
- the LOC113123888 gene encoding olfactory receptor 6N2-like, giving the protein MDCELNVTCVNIEGYVEVDKYRYVYFVIMFIIYLLIICFNSTIVCLIVIHKNLHEPMYVFIAALLLNSVLFSTNIYPKLLIDVLSEKQIISYSACLFQYFIFYFLGSAEFLLLTAMSYDRYVSICKPLQYPTIMTKNSVSVFLVLAWFLAACHSAVPTILSAETKLCNFFFKGMFCNNAIYGLLCVRTSALSVFGVVALFDLLILPFLFIIFTYTKILIITYRSGREVRRKAAETCLPHLMVLIGYSCLCIYDIAIVRVESNFPKTARLIMTLQIVLYHPLFNPLIYGLKMKEISKHLKRLFCPARII; this is encoded by the coding sequence ATGGATTGTGagttaaatgttacatgtgTAAATATTGAAGGGTATGTGGAAGTTGACAAATAcagatatgtttattttgtgatcatgtttataATTTATCTCCTAATAATCTGCTTTAactctactattgtgtgtctgatagtgattcacaaaaacctccatgagcctatgtacgttttcattgcagctttgttactgaactctgttcttttcagcactaatatctacccaaagctactgatcgacgttttatctgaaaaacagatcatatcatattcagcctgtctctttcagtattttatattttattttttaggcagtgcagagtttttactgttgacagccatgtcctatgacaggtatgtgtctatatgtaaacctctgcagtatccaactatcatgacaaaaaacagtgtcagtgttttcctgGTTCTTGCTTGGTTTTTAGCTGCATGTCATAGTGCTGTACCAACAATACTGAGTGCTGAAACTAAACTGtgtaacttttttttcaaaGGAATGTTTTGTAACAATGCAATTTATGGACTTCTTTGTGTACGAACAAGTGCTCTATCTGTATTTGGAGTAGTTGCTTTATTTGATCTCCTAATactcccttttctcttcataattttcacatacacaaagattCTTATtatcacctatcgaagtggtagagaagtcaggagaaaagctgcagagacctgtttacctcacctgatggttttaatCGGTTACtcctgtttgtgtatatatgataTTGCTATAGTTCGAGTTGAATCTaattttccaaaaactgcacgTTTAATAATGACGTTACAAATAGTTTTGTACCatcctttgtttaatccactgatatatgggctgaaaatgaaagaaatttctaaacatCTCAAAAGGTTGTTCTGTCCAGCCAGAATCATCTGA
- the LOC113123884 gene encoding olfactory receptor 10AG1-like has translation MDCELNVTCLNIEGYVEVDKYRYVYFVIMFIIYLLIICFNSTIVCLIWIHKNLHEPMYIFIAALLLNSVLFSTNIYPKLLIDVLSEKQIISYSACLFQYFIFYFLGSAEFLLLAAMSYDRYVSICKPLQYPTIMRKRNICILLVLAWVLAASHVVVQTTILSAETKLCNFTIKGIFCNNAIYGLPCVRIIVISVLGVVALVDLIILPFLFIIFTYTKILIITYRSGREVRRKAAETCLPHLMVLISFSCLSVYDIVIARVESSFPKTARLIMTLQVILYHPLFNPLIYGLKMKEISKHLKRLFCPARNI, from the coding sequence ATGGATTGTGAGTTAAATGTTACATGTCTAAATATTGAAGGGTATGTGGAAGTTGACAAATAcagatatgtttattttgtgatcatgtttataATTTATCTCCTAATAATCTGCTTTAactctactattgtgtgtcttatctggattcacaaaaacctccatgagcctatgtacattttcattgcagctttgttactgaactctgttcttttcagcactaatatctacccaaagctactgatcgacgttttatctgaaaaacagatcatatcatattcagcctgtctctttcagtattttatattttattttttaggcagtgcagagtttttactgttggcagccatgtcctatgacaggtatgtgtctatatgtaaacctctgcagtatccaactatcatgaggaaaagaaacatctgtattttactggttctTGCTTGGGTTTTAGCTGCCAGTCATGTTGTTGTCCAAACAACAATACTGAGTGCTGAAACTAAACTGTGTAATTTTACTATAAAAGGGATATTTTGTAACAATGCAATTTATGGACTTCCATGTGtaagaataatagtaatatctGTACTTGGTGTAGTTGCTTTAGTAGATCTGATaattctcccttttctcttcataattttcacatacacaaagattCTTATtatcacctatcgaagtggtagagaagtcaggagaaaagctgcagagacctgtttacctcacctgatggttttaatcagtttctcctgtttgagtgtgtatgaTATTGTTATAGCTCGAGTTGAATCcagttttccaaaaactgcacgTTTAATAATGACTTTACAAGTAATTTTGTACCatcctttgtttaatccactgatatatggactgaaaatgaaagaaatttctaaacatCTAAAAAGGTTGTTCTGTCCAGCCAGAAACATCTGA
- the LOC113123207 gene encoding olfactory receptor 4P4-like yields the protein MEDEFNVTYITLNGYVEVHKYSYVYFCIMFSAYTLIITSNSIIICLIWIHKNLHEPMYIFIAALLLNSVLYSTAFYPKLFIDVLSEKQIISYSACLFQYFIIYSLGGSEFLLLTAMSYDRYVSICKPLQYPTIMTKTNVSIFLLLAWFSSACHFAGLTILNAKTKLCNFSIKGVACNNVMFELHCVRSSVINFYGVVALVDLVIFPLIFIVFTYTKILIIAYRSGREVRRKAAETCLPHLIVLISFSCLAVYDNVIARVESSFPKTARLIMTLQIVLYHPLFNPLIYGLKMKEIYKHLKRLFCPARNI from the coding sequence ATGGAGGATGAATTTAACGTAACATATATAACACTAAATGGGTATGTAGAAGTGCACAAATAcagttatgtttatttttgtatcatgTTTTCAGCATATACTCTAATAATCACCAGTAATTCAATCATCATATGCCTTATttggattcacaaaaacctccatgagcctatgtacattttcattgcagctttgttactgaactctgttctttacagcactgctTTCTACCCAAAGTTATTcattgatgttttatctgaaaaacagatcatatcatattcagcctgtctcttccaatattttatcatttattctttaggtggttcagagtttttactgttgacagccatgtcctatgacaggtatgtgtctatatgtaaacctctgcagtatccaactatcatgacaaaaaccaATGTGAGTATTTTCCTGCTTTTAGCTTGGTTTTCATCAGCATGTCATTTTGCAGGCCTAACAATACTGAATgctaaaactaaactgtgtaACTTTTCTATCAAAGGGGTAGCATGTAACAATGTAATGTTTGAGCTTCATTGTGTAAGATCAAGTGTAATTAATTTTTATGGGGTGGTTGCTTTAGTAGATCTGGTAATATTCCCGTTGATTTTTATAGTATTTACATACACAAAGATTCTTATTATcgcctatcgaagtggtagagaagtcaggagaaaagctgcagagacctgtttacctcacctgattgttctaataaGTTTTTCCTGTTTGGCTGTGTATGATAACGTTATAGCTCGAGTGGAATCTagttttccaaaaactgcacgtttaataatgactttacaaaTAGTTTTGTACCatcctttgtttaatccactgatatatgggctgaaaatgaaagaaatttataaacatcTCAAAAGGTTGTTCTGTCCAGCCAGAAACATCTGA
- the LOC113123209 gene encoding olfactory receptor 10AG1-like: protein MDCELNVTCLNIEGYVEVDKYRYVYFVIMFIIYLLIICFNSTIVCLIWIHKNLHEPMYIFIAALLLNSVLFSTNIYPKLLIDVLSEKQIISYSACLFQYFIFYFLGSAEFLLLAAMAYDRYVSICKPLQYPTIMTKRNICILLVLAWFVAASHVVVQTIVSAETKLCNFTIKGIFCNNAIYELPCVRIIVISVLGVVALVDLIILPFLFIIFTYTKILIIVYRSGREVRRKAAETCLPHLMVLISISCLSVYDIVIARVESSFPKTARLIMTLQIVLYHPLFNPLIYGLKMKEISKHLKRLFCLMH, encoded by the coding sequence ATGGATTGTGAGTTAAATGTTACATGTCTAAATATTGAAGGGTATGTGGAAGTTGACAAATAcagatatgtttattttgtgatcatgtttataATTTATCTCCTAATAATCTGCTTTAactctactattgtgtgtcttatctggattcacaaaaacctccatgagcctatgtacattttcattgcagctttgttactgaactctgttcttttcagcactaatatctacccaaagctactgatcgacgttttatctgaaaaacagatcatatcatattcagcctgtctctttcagtattttatattttattttttaggcagtgcagagtttttactgttggcagccatggcctatgacaggtatgtgtctatatgtaaacctctgcagtatccaactatcatgacaaaaagaaacatctgtattttactggttctTGCTTGGTTTGTAGCTGCCAGTCATGTTGTTGTCCAAACAATAGTGAGTGCTGAAACTAAACTGTGTAATTTTACTATAAAAGGGATATTTTGTAACAATGCAATTTATGAACTTCCATGTGtaagaataatagtaatatctGTACTTGGTGTAGTTGCTTTAGTAGATCTGATaattctcccttttctcttcataattttcacatacacaaagattCTTATTATCGtctatcgaagtggtagagaagtcaggagaaaagctgcagagacctgtttacctcacctgatggttttaatcagtatttcctgtttgagtgtgtatgaTATTGTTATAGCTCGAGTTGAATCcagttttccaaaaactgcacgtttaataatgactttacaaaTAGTTTTGTACCatcctttgtttaatccactgatatatgggctgaaaatgaaagaaatttctaaacatCTCAAAAGGTTGTTCTGTCTGATGCATTAA